GACCAGCGCATCGACCCGCTCATACCGCTCCATCGCCGCCTGCACCGCCCCCTCGCACGCCCCCGGCTCCGTCACGTCAGCCGGATAAATCAGCGTGGGCGCATCGCCGACGAGGTCCGCCGTGCCTGTGAGCTTCGTCTCATTGCGGCCGACGAGCACCAGCGACCACCCCGCCGCGGCGAGCTGACACGCCGTCGCGCGTCCGATGCCGCTGCCCGCCCCCGTCACGATCGCCGTCTTCATCGCTGCGTCCGCCATCGCCATGCTCCGAAATAAACAGCACCGTGCGTCGAAACGACACGGTGCTGGTGGGAAGAGAGAGGGCTAAGTTGAACTACTTTTCGATCTTCGCAGTAACCGTTTGTCACCACCCTGGAAACAACGCGAACTGGTACGTTCACTCATTAAACACAAACTCAATATAGCAACGGCTCGGGAAATATCAAGCGGATTGCGGACGCGCCGCCCAATAATTTTGGGCCGCCTCACATGGGCTTATCCGCGATCGTGCGGTCGTAAACCCCGAGCAGCTTTGACTTATCGAAAATCATCTCCTGACGCGTCAGGCCCACAATGTCGTACTCGGGCGTCAATTCGATGGCGTCCACCGGGCACGCTTCCTCGCACATGCCGCAGTAGATGCACCGCAGCTCATCAATGTCGAAGCGCTTGGGATATTTCTCGCGGTCGTCCCAGGGCGATTCCTCGCCGACGATGTGAATGCACTCGGCGGGGCAGGCGGTGGCGCACATGAAACAGGCGACGCACTTGACCCGCCCCTGCTCATCGCGATTGAGCCGATGCACCCCGCGGTAGTTCCCGCGATTGAGCCCGCCCTCGAGCACCGGCATCTGCTCCCGGCGCTCCTCCGGGTAGTAGAACGTCTTGGCCTTGGGCCCCCGGCCCATCGAACCGACGATGTGCCGAAAGGTCGTCCCCAGACCCTTGAACACCTCCGGCAGATAGGTCGATTCCAGACGCCCCATCCTGGGCATTTCAACGACATAGAAATCAGTATCGCGCATGGGCGGAGCTCTTTCGGTAAAGCATCATTGTTGTCCCCCGCCCCGGATGCGTCAAGGGCCGGCCACGGATGCCGACGTGGAACTGACCCGGTCGATGCCATCGCGGCATTGTCCCCTTCCCGCCCGGCGCTATCATACGGCATGGATTCCGCTGCCCTGCACCACATGTCCGTTGAACAGAAGCTGGACCTGATGGAGGCGCTGTGGGCGGACCTGTCGCGCGATCCGGCGACCGTCGACTCCCCCGAATGGCACGCCGGTGTGCTCCGCGAACGCCAATCGCAAATCGACCGCGGCGATGCGAAACTGAGCGACTGGGAAGACGCCAGACGGCGGCTCCGGCAGACCCGATCCAAATGAACATTCTGATCCTCGACGCCGCCGAGCAGGACATTGTCGCCGGTGCGCGGTTCTAAGAACGACAGCGTGCCGGTCTCGGCGATGCATTCATCGAAGCCATCATCGCCGACATCGACTCCCTTCACACATTCGCCGGGCAAAACCTGATGGCGCACGGCAAACATCGAATACTCGCGCGCCGCTTTCCATTTGGAATCTATTACACGCTCAATGGCGACACCGTAACCGTTCATGCCGTGCTCGATCTTCGACGGGAGCCGACCGGCATCTACAAACGACTCATCCAATGACCCGTGGTCGCGACAGCCCGTCGTTTCATCCCCGCACCACATGCTCTAAACTGCATGCATGTCGCCCACGCTGATCCTCATTCCCACCGAGTTGGAACGCAAGGCCCTGTCAACAGACCGCGCGGAGGTTCATCTGTGCGGGTTCGGGCCGATTGCGGCGGCGGCGCGGACGGCGGGACTGCTGGCCGATGGCGCGTACCAGCGCGTGCTGCTGGTCGGGATCGCGGGGACCTATGACCCCGCCGCCCTGCCGGTCGGACAGGCGGTGTGCTTCGACGGCGTCCACATCGACCCCGTCGGCGGGGGCGTCATGCCGCAGTGGGAGAACATCACCGATGCATTACCGCTGGCGCGGCCGGCGGGCGTGCGATGCGCCGGGGCGCTGCAAACCGTCTGGCGCGTCGGGGCGGACGGGCACGGCGCGGCGGCGGAGGACATGGAAGGGTTCGGCGCGGCGATGGCGTGCGCGATGGCCCGTGTTCCGCTTGCGATCGTGCGCGGGATTTCCAATGCGGTCCATCAGCGCGATGCCCGGCAGTGGCGCATCGACGAGGCGATGCGGGCGGTCGGCGCGGTTCTGCCGGCGGCGCTTGCGGCGACATGGGAGACGGCACCATGACGACGCCGATCCATCTGGGCATTTCGACCTGTCCGAACGACACGTTCGCCTTTCATGCGCTGCTCACCGATCGCATCGACACGCGCGGGCTTTCGTTCCGCATCGAGCTGATGGACGTGCAGGAACTCAACACGCGACTGTTCGCCGGTGACTTTGACGCGGCGAAGGCGAGCTTTCATGCGGCGCTTTTGCTGAGCGATCAGATGGGCGTGCTGCCGGCCGGTTCGGCGCTGGGGTTCGGCGTGGGGCCGCTGCTTCTGGCGGCTCAGCCGGGCATCCGCCCCGCCGACCTGCCGGGCGCCCGCGTGTTGTGCCCCGGCGAGCACACGACCGCCACGCTCCTCTACAAATTGTTCCACCCGCAGCAGGGCGTTGTGCGGCAGGTCGTGTTCAGCGACATCATGCCGGCGCTGCAGCGAGAAGAAGCCGACTTCGGCGTGTGCATTCACGAGGGCCGATTCACCTGGCGGGAGCAGAAGCTGCATCGGGTCGAGGACCTGGGCAGCGTGTGGGAATCGGCGACGCACTCGCCGCTGCCGCTGGGCGGCATCCTCGCCCGCCGCCGCCTCGGCGACGACACGCTCCGCAAACTCGCCGGCGTCGTTCGCGACTCGGTCGAATATGGATTGGCCCACCGCGATGAAACCCTGCCGACGATGCGCCGCCATGCGCAGGAGCAGACCGATGAGGTGCTCTTCGCGCATGTGGACCTGTATGTGAATCAATGGACGCGCGATCTGGGCGAGACGGGGCATAAGGCGCTGGACATGCTCCACCGCAAAGCCGTCGAAGCCCGCGTCATCCCGCCGGGAAATGCATCACTTGACGTGCTGGGGCGCTGACGCCACCGGGAGCGGCTGATCAAGCTGGACGGAGCGTCGGAGGATGGCGGCGACGAGCTGCTGTTCGAGCAGTTCGTCGCGTCCGACGGTGGCCCAGTAGCTTTCTTCGAGGCCGCGCTCGGTGTAGGTCGCGCGATGGCGTGAGTCGGCGGAGCGGACGGAGACGACGCCCATCGCCGAGGTGACAAGCTGGCGCGGCGGATGGTAGCGGCGCTGAATGTCGACGATGACGTGCAGTTGGTAATCCTTGGGCGCGTTGGGATTCGGGGCGGCGCCTTCGGGGGCGGCGGGGGCGACGGAGACGCGGACGATGTGACGCTGAAAGTTGAGGGTCGATTCGACCGTCTCGTCGTTGCCGAGGTTGTCGCTCCGCCAGGGCTCGAACACGCTTGCGGAAATCTGCGGCTCCGTCGTCACGATGCCGAAGCGTCGATCCTTGCGATCCACCACGTACCGCCGCTCGCGCAGGACCAGAATCGCGGCATCGAACACGCGGTCGTACTCGGGCACGGCGATGTCGATGGGATTGTCGACGTCGACGGCCTTGGGGGCGCAGCCGCCCAGCGAAAGCGTCAGCAAGGCGAGGGCGACGATGATCAGGAAGGTTTTACCCATATGCCGGGCCAGTTTATCGCCTGCCCTCCCGGCCCGCCAGCGCACGGGGCCGATAATCGGGCCGATCCGGCGACGCGGCGCGATCGGGTGCATCTTCGATCAGGGATTTCACTCAATCGGCGTGGTGATCGTGCCGATTTTCATCTTGTCGTCGCCTCATGCATGCTGGAGAAGATATGCGCCCCTTGCGCGAGGAAGAGAAAGAGCTTTCCAATACACCTTCATTGCCGAGTCCGCGGCGGTCCGTTCAGACGCGCGTGCTGCTGGCGATGATGGCGATGGTGACGATTCCGACGTGTCTGTGCGGTTATCTGACGCACGCGCGCGCCGCCGAGGCGTTCGAGCAGAATCTGATGCGCGACTCGGCCGTGCTGGCGCAGACGGCCAGCCACCTCATCGAGGGCTACGTCGAAGCCGGCCGCACGCGCGATCTGAGCGTCGCGCTGGATCAGGTCATACAGGACAAGCGCATCGCGTTCATGGTGATCTGGGATTCGCAGGGGCGCATGATCGATCAGCGTTACAACGAGCCGCTGGCGTGGCACGGTTATCAGCAGCAGCTCACGCCGCAGGAGCGGCTCAGTCCGTTGACGCTCAACCGGTCGATCCGCCTCGCGTACAACAACGGCGACGAGATGGTCGTTCGACGCCAGCTCATCCGTCAGCAGGCCGCCGTCGCGCCCACGGTTCCCGGCGCAACCACGTATCAGGGTTCGATCATCGGATGCCTGGAGCTGGGCCTGGTCGATCCGCAGCAGGACGAGCTGGTCAATGACATGCGTGACGCGACGCTGCTGATCATGGCGGTGATCAGTCTGCTGTCGATGCCGCTGGTCGTCTGGCTCGTGCGGGGGTTGACCCGGCCGCTGCGGCGGATGCTGGCGGCGACGATGCGGCTCGGGGCCGACGGCACGTTCGAGCCGCTGGAAATCAAGCGCGATGACGAAATTGGCATGCTCGCCCGATCGTTCAACACGATGGCGCGCAATCTCGCCAATATCCGCCAGGCCCTCGTCGACGCCAACGAGCATCTGGAGCAGAAAGTCACCGAGCGCACCGGGCAGCTTGAGCACGCCAAGGCGCAGCTCGAGCAGGAGATGGTCGAAAAGGACCAGTTCATCCGCGCGATCAGCCACGACCTGGGCGCCCCCCTTCGCAACATCGCCGGGCTCACCAGCATGCTCATGCTCAAGCACCGGGCGCAGATGGAGGAGGAAGTCCTCTCCAAGCTCGAGCGCATCAGCGCGAACATCAAGACGGAAAACGATCTCATCGCCGACCTGCTTGAATTGAGCCGCATCAAGACGCGCAACGGCCGGCGTCAGAACGTGGACCTCGCCGAGCTGGTGCAGTCGATCGCCGGCGGGCTGAGTTTCGATCTGGAGGAGCGCAAGATCGAATTCGTGATCGACACCCCCCTGCCGGTGCTGCACGCGGAGCGCAACCGGATGCGGCAGGTGTTCCAGAATCTCATCGACAACGCCATCAAGTACATGCCCGCCGACCAACCGCTCAAGCGCATCAGCGTGGGCGTGGAGAAGGTCAACGGCGTCGAGGCGATGTATGTGCGGGACACGGGCATGGGCATCGCCCCGGCGGATCAGCAGGCGATCTTCGTTCTGTTCCGTCGCGCCCGCTATTCCGGGCACAACGACGCCCCCGGCCGAGGGGTCGGTCTGGCCACCGTCAAGACGATCATCGAACGCTACGGCGGGCGCATCTGGGTGGCGAGCGAGCCGCCGCACGGCTCGACGTTCTACTTCACGATCGACCCGCAGCACTATCGCGCCGCCGTGCGCGGCGCCGCCCGGCCCGTCATGCAGCCCCAGGAAGCCGCCTCATGACCGAACACCTTTCGCCGCACATTCTGCTCGTCGAAGACGACATGGACACCGCCGAGCTGGTCCGCGAGACGCTCGCCGATCACTTCAACGTCGATCAGCTCGTACACGCGCCGACGGTGGCGGAGGCAATGGCGATGGACTTGAGCGCGATCGACCTGGTGCTTTCGGACATGAATCTGCCCGACGGGCACGGGCTGGACCTGATCGATCAACTGCTCGCCCGCCGCCGCGACCTGCCCATCGTGATGGTCACCAGCGAGTCGGACCTGGAGCTCGCCACGCGCGCGATCCAGAAGGGCGCGTTCGACTACGTCGTCAAGGCGGGCGACTACCTGTTCACGATTCCGCTGATCGTCGAGAAGAATCTGGCGGTGTATCAGATCAAGGCCCAGAACCTTCAGCTCCATACCGAACTGGAGCAGACGCTCGAAGAGCTGCGCATCAAGAACCAGCAGCTCGAAGAGGCGGTGCACAAGCTCGAGGATCAGGCGTCGACCGACCCTTTGACCAATCTCGCCAACCGCCGCCACATCCAGATCACGCTGGAGCGCAGTTTCTCGGAGTCGCAGCGGTACGGGACGGATCTGGCGGGGATCATGATCGACCTGGACGGGTTCAAGCAGCTCAACGACACGCTCGGCCACCAGCAGGGCGACCGGCTGCTTCAGGCGATGGCCAAAATCCTTCAGGCCAACTGCCGCCGATGCGACATCGCCGGCCGTTACGGCGGGGACGAGTTCGTGCTGCTTCTGCCGCACACCGATCCTTCGATCGCGCGGCAGGTCGCCCGGCGCATCAAGCGGCAGTTCGTCGATTCCGTCCGGGCCATGTTCCCGCAACACACGAATTGCGATCTGTCGATCGGCATCGCGTGCATGTCGCTGAGCCATCCGGCCAGCGCCGACCAGCTTGTCGCCCTCGCCGACGGGGCGCTGTACCGGGCGAAACAGATGGGCAAAGCACGCATCATCATCCACGACTGGCCCGATCAGGACGGCCCGCTGCCCGGCGATCCGTCGAATACGTCGAGCGATGCGCCGACGCCGTCGCCGATGCGTCATTGATGCAATTGATTCAGTGCCCCGCCGGATTGTCGGTGGCGTCCGCGGCCCCGGCTTCGCCCGTGCTCACCAGTGCGTAGCGGTAGAGCACCGGGCCGACGAGGGCGTGAATCGCCACCAGTCCGAGCATCAGATTGAACAGGCCCCGCGCCCATTGCTCTTGCTCGAAGCTCTGCAGCAACAGCGCCGCCAGCGCGAGCGTGACGCCCGACTGCGGCGTCAGCGCCATCCATAATTTGCTTCGCCATGCGCCTTGGAGATTCATCGCCCGACCGGTTCCGCTGACGATCGCCCAGATCGCTCCGCCGCGCACGAGCACGAGGCCGACGACGGCGAGGATGGACACGAGCGTGGTGAACACGGACAGGTCGAGCTGCGCCCCCGCCGCCGCGAAGAACAGGCAGTAGACCGGCAGACTCATGCGTTCGATCGTGTCAAAGAGCGGCGCCGACTGCTCGGGCGCGAAATTCTCCATGACGAGCCCGGCCGCCAGCGCCATCAGCAATGGCTCCATGTGAATGTGCTGCCCCGTGCCCGGCAGCGTGAACACCTGCTCGCCGAGCAGCGCGATCATGAAGCACGCCCCGATGACGAAGATCACCAGATGCGCCTTCACGCCCGACACATACCACGCCATCGCCAATCCCATCACCGCGCCCAGCGCGATCGAACCGACAAGCTGCGCCCCGACCGCCAGCAGGAACGCCGACGAAATCGCCGCCTGCTCGTCGAGCAGCCCCTTGCCGACGGCGACCAGCGTGGCGAACAGCACGATGATCAACAGGTCCTTGCAGACCGTGACCGCCAGCGTGGTCCGGCTCAGCGGGCCGTCCGCCCGGCACTCGTTGATCAGCGCGATCGCCATCGACGGACTGTTGCCCGAGGCGATGAGCCCCACCAGCGCCGCGGCGATGATCCATTCCATCCTTGTCATCGGCTCCGCCGTGCCGAAAATGTTCATCGTGCTCGACGCCCCGAGCACCACCGCGAACACCACGATCGCCACGCCCAGCACATTCGCCGCCGTCAGCGCCGCGATGCGCCGCATCCGCCCGCGCAGCCAGTCGATGCGGATTTCCCCGCCGGCCGTGATGGCGATGAGCGAAATCGCCAGGTCCTTGATGAACCGCATCCGCTCCACCTGCTCCGTCGAAATCAGCGGCATGCCCCGGCTCAGCACCCCGCCGAGCATCGGCTCCAGCGCGACCCGCCAGAACGAAGGTCCG
The nucleotide sequence above comes from Planctomycetota bacterium. Encoded proteins:
- a CDS encoding diguanylate cyclase, encoding MTEHLSPHILLVEDDMDTAELVRETLADHFNVDQLVHAPTVAEAMAMDLSAIDLVLSDMNLPDGHGLDLIDQLLARRRDLPIVMVTSESDLELATRAIQKGAFDYVVKAGDYLFTIPLIVEKNLAVYQIKAQNLQLHTELEQTLEELRIKNQQLEEAVHKLEDQASTDPLTNLANRRHIQITLERSFSESQRYGTDLAGIMIDLDGFKQLNDTLGHQQGDRLLQAMAKILQANCRRCDIAGRYGGDEFVLLLPHTDPSIARQVARRIKRQFVDSVRAMFPQHTNCDLSIGIACMSLSHPASADQLVALADGALYRAKQMGKARIIIHDWPDQDGPLPGDPSNTSSDAPTPSPMRH
- a CDS encoding 4Fe-4S dicluster domain-containing protein, whose product is MRDTDFYVVEMPRMGRLESTYLPEVFKGLGTTFRHIVGSMGRGPKAKTFYYPEERREQMPVLEGGLNRGNYRGVHRLNRDEQGRVKCVACFMCATACPAECIHIVGEESPWDDREKYPKRFDIDELRCIYCGMCEEACPVDAIELTPEYDIVGLTRQEMIFDKSKLLGVYDRTIADKPM
- a CDS encoding HAMP domain-containing protein, with amino-acid sequence MHAGEDMRPLREEEKELSNTPSLPSPRRSVQTRVLLAMMAMVTIPTCLCGYLTHARAAEAFEQNLMRDSAVLAQTASHLIEGYVEAGRTRDLSVALDQVIQDKRIAFMVIWDSQGRMIDQRYNEPLAWHGYQQQLTPQERLSPLTLNRSIRLAYNNGDEMVVRRQLIRQQAAVAPTVPGATTYQGSIIGCLELGLVDPQQDELVNDMRDATLLIMAVISLLSMPLVVWLVRGLTRPLRRMLAATMRLGADGTFEPLEIKRDDEIGMLARSFNTMARNLANIRQALVDANEHLEQKVTERTGQLEHAKAQLEQEMVEKDQFIRAISHDLGAPLRNIAGLTSMLMLKHRAQMEEEVLSKLERISANIKTENDLIADLLELSRIKTRNGRRQNVDLAELVQSIAGGLSFDLEERKIEFVIDTPLPVLHAERNRMRQVFQNLIDNAIKYMPADQPLKRISVGVEKVNGVEAMYVRDTGMGIAPADQQAIFVLFRRARYSGHNDAPGRGVGLATVKTIIERYGGRIWVASEPPHGSTFYFTIDPQHYRAAVRGAARPVMQPQEAAS